From one Gracilibacillus salinarum genomic stretch:
- a CDS encoding cyclase family protein, whose product MKCYDISMEIKPTIQVWEDIESKKPKFDTKTFGHVTDTTLTLNAHTGTHIDAPLHMINDADTFESISLERLVRDVKVLHLETAEDGITRDDLEAHTIEKNDFLLLKTKNSDHSSDHFDYAFIYLTEDAANYLIEKEIEGVGIDTLGIERSQEGNPTHRNLFGNDIIIIEGLRLKEIAPGNYFMVAAPLKLIGTEAAPARVLLFDQTLL is encoded by the coding sequence ATGAAATGTTATGATATATCAATGGAGATCAAGCCAACGATACAGGTATGGGAGGATATTGAAAGTAAAAAACCAAAATTCGATACAAAAACGTTCGGACATGTCACGGATACAACACTTACATTAAATGCACATACCGGTACACATATCGATGCTCCCTTGCATATGATCAATGACGCAGATACCTTTGAATCGATTTCTTTGGAACGGCTGGTACGTGACGTAAAAGTACTTCATTTAGAAACAGCAGAAGATGGTATAACACGCGATGATTTGGAAGCGCATACGATTGAGAAGAATGATTTCCTTTTATTGAAAACCAAGAACTCCGACCATTCATCTGACCATTTTGACTATGCGTTTATTTATTTAACCGAAGATGCGGCGAATTACTTAATTGAGAAAGAGATTGAAGGCGTCGGCATCGACACACTAGGTATCGAACGCAGCCAAGAAGGTAACCCTACTCATCGCAATCTGTTTGGAAATGACATTATTATTATCGAAGGGTTACGGTTAAAGGAAATAGCACCCGGCAATTACTTCATGGTCGCTGCACCATTAAAACTAATTGGAACTGAAGCCGCTCCAGCACGCGTCCTATTATTTGATCAAACATTGTTATAA
- a CDS encoding DUF1992 domain-containing protein: MDMFSRLAEDKIKKAISDGNFNHIAGKGKPLKKDSLADVPEDLRMSYRIMKNSGHLPEEVQLNKEIASLRDLLKLCTEDEEKERLENRIIEKEIQFQLLLDKRKLNQSPAYNRYKSKIHNRLF, encoded by the coding sequence ATGGATATGTTTAGTCGTCTTGCAGAGGACAAGATTAAGAAAGCAATCAGTGATGGCAATTTTAATCATATAGCAGGGAAGGGCAAACCATTAAAAAAGGACTCACTTGCAGATGTACCAGAAGACTTGCGTATGAGCTACCGGATCATGAAAAACAGCGGCCATCTACCAGAAGAAGTACAGCTTAATAAAGAAATTGCTTCTTTACGTGATTTACTCAAGCTCTGTACAGAAGACGAAGAAAAAGAGCGTCTGGAAAATCGTATTATCGAAAAAGAAATTCAATTTCAGCTGTTACTGGACAAAAGAAAATTGAACCAGTCACCAGCATATAATCGATATAAAAGTAAAATTCATAATCGCCTTTTTTAA
- a CDS encoding DUF2164 domain-containing protein codes for MHAFTLTKETKDQMIVAIQDYYLREKQEEIGNIEAGFLLDFFMEKLAPTFYNQGIRDAHQFVSEKVEDLFELEKMD; via the coding sequence ATGCATGCATTTACATTAACGAAAGAAACAAAAGATCAGATGATAGTCGCAATTCAGGACTATTATTTACGTGAAAAGCAAGAAGAAATCGGTAATATAGAAGCTGGTTTTCTTCTTGATTTTTTCATGGAAAAATTAGCGCCTACTTTCTATAACCAAGGAATTCGTGATGCACATCAGTTTGTCAGTGAAAAAGTAGAAGATTTATTCGAATTAGAGAAAATGGACTGA
- the istA gene encoding IS21 family transposase, translated as MSEKQTIIQLYLEGMSERKIAKETKKARNTVSKYIKEFEKSRKNDVRNLPITEDIVKPPAYKKRTGKKRVLTEEIKNILRGYIKDNEWKRNHYMNKQQMKIIDMHESLIDAGYPISYTTVRNFVNEEAAKTKEVFIRRYCEPGYEVEFDWGEVKLEIDGKIRSFSLAVFTLAHSNYRFARLYQSESQVCVLDVHTKFIDHVGFIPSVFTYDNMRTVVKSFIGTERAITDSMIHLSNYYQFKIRLCEPRKGNQKGHVERSVEFIRRKAFSSKYSFTSLREAEDHLSRSLQRINGRHHHEHKEKHVILMEKEKSVSKLAVITPFDVADLVECRVDKYSTVVIKQNHYSVPEGHVGKYLKAKVGAEEIKLFVEGELVAEHPRNWGLHQWEMNIYHYLKTFQKKKGAITQSQSFKQAPTQIKNIYNHHYIGKEKEFIELLLYIKENNNLDRVLKAVEELNSIRTGYVNTERILFICEQSTPEGVQVYNPDETMYQSENNMRAYANMFKQIDEGVTKYG; from the coding sequence TTGAGCGAGAAACAGACCATCATACAATTATATTTGGAGGGAATGAGTGAGAGAAAGATTGCTAAGGAAACAAAGAAGGCAAGGAATACTGTCAGTAAGTATATAAAAGAATTTGAGAAAAGTAGGAAGAATGATGTTCGTAATCTACCGATTACAGAAGATATTGTAAAGCCCCCTGCTTATAAAAAGAGAACGGGTAAAAAGAGAGTATTAACAGAGGAAATTAAAAATATTCTTAGAGGCTACATAAAGGATAATGAGTGGAAAAGAAATCACTATATGAATAAACAGCAAATGAAAATAATAGATATGCACGAGAGCCTAATAGATGCTGGGTATCCCATTAGTTATACAACTGTTAGGAACTTTGTTAATGAGGAAGCAGCAAAAACAAAGGAAGTTTTCATCAGACGGTATTGTGAACCAGGATATGAAGTTGAATTTGACTGGGGGGAAGTAAAGCTAGAGATAGATGGGAAGATTAGAAGTTTTTCACTTGCAGTGTTTACGTTAGCACATAGTAATTATCGATTTGCGAGGCTATATCAATCTGAGTCACAAGTTTGCGTGTTAGATGTTCATACGAAATTTATCGATCATGTTGGTTTTATACCTTCGGTATTTACCTATGACAATATGCGAACCGTTGTGAAATCATTTATTGGAACAGAGAGGGCCATTACGGATAGCATGATTCATCTATCTAACTATTATCAATTTAAAATTCGTCTCTGTGAACCAAGAAAAGGTAACCAGAAGGGACACGTGGAGCGAAGTGTAGAGTTTATAAGGCGAAAAGCCTTTTCATCGAAATACTCTTTTACGAGTTTAAGAGAGGCTGAAGACCATCTTTCTAGATCATTACAAAGAATAAATGGGCGACATCATCATGAACATAAAGAAAAGCACGTGATTTTAATGGAAAAGGAAAAGTCTGTATCAAAACTCGCAGTGATTACCCCATTTGACGTTGCTGATCTGGTTGAATGTCGAGTGGATAAGTATAGTACAGTAGTTATTAAACAAAATCATTATTCTGTTCCAGAAGGACATGTAGGAAAATACCTTAAAGCAAAGGTAGGAGCAGAGGAAATCAAATTATTTGTAGAAGGAGAGCTAGTGGCAGAACATCCACGAAATTGGGGGTTACATCAATGGGAGATGAATATCTACCATTATTTAAAAACATTTCAAAAGAAAAAAGGTGCCATCACTCAAAGTCAAAGCTTTAAGCAGGCACCAACACAAATAAAAAATATATACAACCATCATTATATCGGAAAAGAAAAAGAATTCATAGAGTTACTCCTCTATATTAAAGAAAATAACAACTTAGACAGGGTCTTAAAGGCGGTGGAAGAATTAAATTCTATACGAACAGGATATGTAAATACGGAAAGAATTTTATTCATTTGTGAACAATCTACTCCTGAAGGAGTCCAAGTATATAACCCTGATGAAACGATGTATCAATCAGAAAACAATATGAGAGCCTATGCCAATATGTTTAAGCAAATAGATGAAGGAGTAACTAAATATGGATAA
- the zwf gene encoding glucose-6-phosphate dehydrogenase, with amino-acid sequence MTTNNPKAVIVIFGATGDLANRKLYPSIYRLYRNGKLSDNFAVIGVARRPLTNEDFRNNVKESISGFDDANIDPDEFASHFHYNPFDIQDLEHYEKLEHLIQELDGKYKTDGNRLFYFSMAPNFFGTLAANLKSEGLTTTEGWTRLVIEKPFGHDYESAKELNDQIREAFTEDQIYRIDHYLGKEMVQNIEVIRFANALFEPLWNNQYISNIQITSSEILGVEERGRYYDGAGALKDMVQNHMLQMLALIAMDPPIKLTPEEIRSEKVKALRALRVINEDEVDKYFVRGQYDKGIVNGEELPAYREGNGVDPESNTDTFVAAKLMIDNFRWAGVPFYIRTGKRMKQKSTEIVVEFKDLPMNLYYGKEHETKSNLLVIHVQPHEGITLHVNAKKGDYNASSTPITLSYDNNSDDKMNTPEAYEILLHDCMRGDSTNFTHWDEVALTWKFVDNIANAWSKSKADFPNYESGSNGPKEADQLLLQDGLEWWDVTPE; translated from the coding sequence ATGACAACGAATAACCCAAAAGCAGTAATTGTGATTTTTGGCGCAACAGGGGATTTAGCAAACAGAAAGCTTTACCCTTCCATTTACAGACTTTATCGTAACGGAAAGTTATCTGATAACTTCGCAGTAATAGGTGTTGCAAGAAGACCCCTTACTAATGAAGACTTTCGTAATAATGTAAAAGAATCAATCAGTGGTTTCGACGACGCAAACATCGATCCAGATGAATTTGCAAGTCATTTCCATTACAACCCATTTGATATTCAAGACTTAGAGCATTACGAGAAATTAGAACATCTTATTCAAGAGCTCGATGGAAAATATAAAACAGATGGGAATCGATTATTTTACTTCTCCATGGCTCCTAACTTCTTCGGAACATTGGCAGCTAACCTGAAATCAGAAGGACTAACTACTACTGAAGGATGGACTCGCCTCGTTATTGAGAAGCCTTTCGGACATGATTATGAGTCTGCGAAAGAATTGAATGACCAAATTCGCGAAGCATTTACCGAAGATCAAATTTATCGTATTGATCACTATCTTGGTAAGGAAATGGTTCAGAACATTGAAGTAATCCGTTTTGCGAATGCATTATTTGAACCACTTTGGAACAATCAATACATTTCCAACATCCAAATTACATCGAGTGAGATTTTAGGTGTAGAAGAGCGTGGTCGCTATTACGATGGTGCAGGCGCATTGAAAGACATGGTACAGAATCACATGCTTCAAATGCTTGCCCTGATTGCAATGGATCCGCCAATTAAGTTAACACCAGAAGAAATTCGCAGCGAGAAAGTAAAGGCATTACGTGCTTTACGTGTGATTAACGAGGATGAAGTCGATAAATATTTCGTTCGCGGACAATATGATAAAGGCATCGTGAATGGTGAGGAGCTACCTGCTTACCGTGAAGGTAACGGCGTAGACCCTGAATCTAATACAGATACGTTTGTCGCAGCGAAGTTAATGATTGATAACTTCCGCTGGGCAGGTGTGCCGTTCTACATTCGAACTGGTAAACGAATGAAACAGAAATCAACGGAGATTGTGGTAGAATTTAAAGATTTACCTATGAATCTTTATTACGGAAAAGAACACGAAACAAAATCAAATTTATTAGTTATTCACGTACAACCTCACGAAGGAATTACCTTACACGTGAATGCAAAAAAAGGTGACTATAACGCATCATCTACACCGATCACGTTGAGCTATGATAATAACTCAGATGACAAAATGAATACACCAGAAGCATACGAAATTCTATTACATGACTGTATGCGCGGTGATTCAACGAACTTTACCCATTGGGATGAAGTAGCATTAACTTGGAAGTTTGTAGATAACATTGCCAATGCATGGTCTAAATCCAAGGCCGACTTCCCTAATTATGAATCTGGAAGCAACGGACCGAAAGAAGCAGATCAATTACTACTCCAAGACGGCTTAGAATGGTGGGACGTTACACCAGAATAA
- a CDS encoding MOSC domain-containing protein, translated as MEYPIVSLNVGKPQTQVFDGVSLVTGFKKTPIHERDYLTMTGFEQDGQADLKNHGGPEKALLMYPQKHYAFWKETYKRTFDYPSFGENITIDGLTEKDLYIGDIFQLGQAEIQCSQPRQPCFKIAKTHGIPEMPKLVTETGFSGYYFRVIKEGYVSPDDILTKLEEDEDKVTPFEIFDCLFHDRKNTERMERYLSVQMLAPNVKNSFRKRIEKIG; from the coding sequence ATGGAATATCCAATTGTTTCATTGAATGTTGGAAAGCCACAAACTCAAGTTTTTGATGGTGTGTCGTTAGTAACAGGCTTTAAAAAAACACCAATACATGAACGTGATTATTTAACGATGACTGGATTTGAACAAGATGGACAAGCAGATTTAAAAAATCACGGTGGACCAGAAAAAGCATTGCTTATGTATCCGCAAAAGCACTATGCTTTTTGGAAAGAGACCTATAAGCGTACATTTGACTATCCGTCCTTCGGTGAGAATATTACGATTGACGGTTTAACGGAGAAGGATCTGTATATTGGGGACATTTTTCAGCTTGGACAAGCTGAAATCCAATGTTCACAACCTCGACAGCCATGCTTTAAGATCGCCAAAACACACGGAATTCCTGAAATGCCAAAGCTGGTAACGGAAACAGGGTTTAGTGGCTATTATTTTCGCGTAATAAAAGAAGGCTACGTTAGTCCGGATGATATATTAACGAAATTGGAAGAAGATGAGGATAAAGTCACGCCTTTCGAAATCTTCGACTGTCTGTTTCATGATCGAAAAAATACAGAGAGAATGGAACGATATTTATCTGTACAAATGCTTGCCCCAAACGTGAAGAACAGTTTTAGAAAACGAATAGAAAAGATAGGGTGA
- the istB gene encoding IS21-like element helper ATPase IstB, giving the protein MDKKQQIVEICKELRLPSIRKMVQEETDFQNPKQAYEVLLQVLLQEKSDRLVRAKQNRIRAANFPQKKLLEELIVEALPSQAKQKLPFLKTLDFITEGQNVILTGSPGTGKSHIAIGLGMEACLAGYRVFFATVPSLINQLKEHRSERTLRSFELKFEKYDLVVLDELGYISFDKEGAELLFSHLSLRAGRKSTIITSNLSFLKWQEIFHDPVLTAALTDRLTHKSHVLNMNGPSFRMKETEDWLKTSAEEVAQI; this is encoded by the coding sequence ATGGATAAAAAGCAGCAAATTGTAGAGATATGTAAAGAATTACGTTTACCAAGCATTCGGAAAATGGTACAGGAGGAAACAGATTTTCAAAATCCAAAACAAGCCTATGAAGTTTTATTGCAAGTTCTTTTACAGGAGAAAAGTGATCGGTTAGTACGCGCAAAGCAAAACAGAATCCGTGCAGCTAATTTCCCGCAGAAAAAGCTATTAGAAGAATTAATCGTAGAGGCATTGCCAAGTCAAGCAAAACAAAAATTACCGTTTCTAAAAACTTTGGATTTTATTACGGAAGGACAAAATGTCATTCTTACAGGATCACCAGGTACAGGTAAGTCACATATTGCCATAGGATTAGGTATGGAAGCATGCTTAGCTGGATATAGAGTGTTTTTTGCGACGGTACCCTCGTTAATTAACCAGCTTAAGGAACATCGTTCGGAGAGAACACTGCGATCATTTGAATTGAAATTTGAAAAATATGATTTGGTTGTTCTCGATGAATTAGGTTATATCTCATTTGACAAAGAAGGTGCAGAATTATTATTTTCTCACCTATCGTTAAGAGCAGGAAGGAAATCAACCATTATTACAAGCAACCTGTCATTTCTAAAATGGCAGGAGATTTTCCACGATCCAGTACTTACTGCCGCATTAACAGACCGTTTAACACACAAATCACATGTGTTAAACATGAATGGGCCTTCTTTCAGAATGAAAGAAACGGAGGATTGGCTAAAAACAAGTGCTGAGGAAGTGGCTCAAATTTAA
- the mreBH gene encoding rod-share determining protein MreBH, with protein MFSNTEIGIDLGTANILIYTKNKGIILNEPSVVAVDTKTNQVVAVGNEAKNMIGKTPRNIVPIRPLKDGVIADFDMTTQMLKAFLKKVSKRAGVSMRKPSVVVCTPSGSTAVERRAIDNAVKSFGAKEVHLIEEPVAAAIGADLPVSEPQASMIVDIGGGTSEVGIISFGGVVASRSVRVGGDHMDEEIIQYVKRQYNVLIGESSAEKIKIEIGNAIPSHTEEQMEVRGRDLVTGLPKVIMISSKEVHMAINEVLESLLHAITETLESCPPELSGDIVDQGITITGGGALLKGMQGWLSNEVHVPVHLASNPLESVAVGTGRSLKMIQKLQKAAK; from the coding sequence ATGTTTTCAAATACAGAAATTGGAATTGATTTAGGAACTGCGAATATTCTTATATATACAAAAAACAAAGGAATTATTTTAAACGAGCCATCCGTTGTCGCGGTTGATACGAAGACGAACCAGGTAGTTGCTGTCGGTAATGAAGCGAAGAATATGATTGGTAAAACACCACGAAATATTGTACCAATTCGTCCGTTGAAGGATGGCGTTATTGCAGACTTTGATATGACGACTCAAATGTTAAAGGCTTTCTTGAAAAAAGTAAGCAAACGAGCTGGTGTATCCATGCGAAAGCCTAGTGTTGTTGTGTGTACACCTTCTGGCAGTACCGCTGTCGAACGAAGAGCGATTGATAATGCTGTCAAAAGCTTCGGCGCTAAAGAAGTACATTTAATCGAGGAGCCGGTAGCAGCAGCTATTGGAGCTGATCTACCTGTTTCGGAGCCACAGGCAAGCATGATTGTTGATATCGGTGGTGGTACAAGTGAAGTAGGTATTATATCCTTTGGCGGTGTTGTTGCCAGTCGTTCCGTACGTGTCGGTGGTGATCATATGGATGAAGAGATCATTCAATATGTCAAACGTCAATACAATGTCCTGATCGGGGAAAGTTCCGCAGAAAAAATTAAGATTGAAATCGGTAATGCGATCCCTTCTCATACCGAAGAACAAATGGAAGTCAGAGGTCGAGATCTCGTGACAGGTTTACCAAAAGTAATTATGATTTCCTCGAAAGAAGTGCACATGGCGATTAATGAAGTACTGGAATCTTTATTACATGCGATAACTGAAACACTTGAAAGCTGTCCTCCAGAATTAAGTGGTGATATTGTTGATCAGGGAATTACCATTACAGGTGGCGGTGCCTTGCTAAAAGGTATGCAAGGCTGGTTATCTAATGAGGTACACGTACCAGTTCACCTTGCGTCAAATCCATTGGAATCCGTTGCTGTTGGGACAGGCCGTTCATTAAAAATGATTCAAAAACTACAAAAAGCGGCAAAATAA
- a CDS encoding YflJ family protein: MHVGSKGWYVEQLKQKGVRHIEGRKIEKYKAHVLANLLEEKEQ; encoded by the coding sequence ATGCATGTAGGTAGCAAAGGCTGGTACGTAGAACAGCTAAAACAAAAAGGCGTACGCCATATTGAAGGAAGAAAAATCGAAAAATATAAAGCACATGTTCTGGCAAATCTTTTAGAAGAAAAAGAACAATAG
- a CDS encoding TIGR01457 family HAD-type hydrolase, translated as MKNYQGFLIDLDGTVYKGTEKITEAIDFVKELHRKGLPYLFLTNNSTKHPSDVANKLTDMGVPCETEHVFTTSMATASYIKEQQADAKVCAIGEEGLHMALNDCGLVQVDEQADYVVMGLDREISYEKLAKGALNIRAGAKFVATNGDVALPTERGFLPGAGSLISVLSVTTGVEPKFIGKPESIIVEQALEVLGTSKEDTLMIGDNYATDILAGINAGIDSLLVHTGVTTPEDLKTIEKQPTYTISSLSEWIFAE; from the coding sequence ATGAAGAACTATCAAGGATTTTTAATTGATTTAGATGGAACGGTTTATAAAGGAACAGAGAAGATTACAGAAGCGATTGATTTTGTCAAAGAATTACATCGCAAAGGTCTTCCTTACTTGTTTCTTACGAATAATTCGACTAAACATCCGAGTGATGTAGCAAATAAATTAACAGACATGGGAGTACCTTGTGAAACAGAGCATGTTTTTACTACCAGTATGGCTACAGCCAGTTATATTAAAGAACAGCAGGCTGATGCCAAGGTTTGTGCAATTGGTGAAGAAGGCTTGCACATGGCATTGAATGACTGTGGATTAGTGCAAGTGGATGAGCAGGCAGATTATGTTGTTATGGGCCTTGATCGTGAAATCAGCTATGAAAAATTGGCAAAAGGTGCATTAAATATTCGTGCTGGCGCTAAATTCGTAGCAACAAATGGTGATGTCGCTTTACCCACAGAGCGCGGTTTTCTGCCGGGAGCTGGTTCGTTAATTTCTGTTCTTTCAGTAACAACAGGCGTGGAGCCGAAATTTATCGGGAAGCCGGAATCCATTATTGTAGAGCAGGCTCTTGAAGTATTAGGCACTTCAAAAGAAGATACCTTGATGATCGGTGATAATTATGCAACAGATATCCTTGCCGGTATTAATGCGGGCATAGATTCATTATTGGTGCATACCGGAGTTACAACACCTGAAGATTTGAAAACAATTGAGAAGCAGCCAACGTATACAATTTCCAGCTTGTCCGAATGGATCTTCGCCGAATAA